The following proteins come from a genomic window of Denitromonas sp.:
- a CDS encoding VIT domain-containing protein, whose amino-acid sequence MTPAPLAFWDRAREVAELLARLLLMFVTGLGVSLALGALVLMLAGPAQAATADDGAVQQGTLLFRGADGGDPVAAPLLHTDVTLRVSGPIVRARVVQRFRNPAHDWREGSYVFPLPENAAVDRMRIQVADRVIEGEIQERAQAQATYEKAKAEGKATALVSQARPNIFTTRVANIGPRDEIRVEIEYQHTLDYAVAEGVGRYSLRFPMVVAPRYIPGQVIADEESGAVLGTDAVPDAAAILPPMMLPDEAGPIVNPVSLNVYLDAGVPIASVDSPFHRVRVRHPQALGAAHPPERGAHAGQSRLRAQLDVGRRHRAARHAVRRAGQGPRPRVAGAGAAGAQCGRQAPAA is encoded by the coding sequence ATGACCCCCGCACCGCTTGCCTTTTGGGATCGCGCCCGAGAAGTCGCCGAACTGCTCGCCCGCCTGCTGTTGATGTTTGTGACCGGCCTCGGTGTGAGCCTGGCGCTCGGTGCGCTGGTGCTGATGCTGGCCGGGCCGGCGCAGGCTGCGACCGCAGACGACGGCGCGGTGCAGCAAGGCACCTTGCTGTTTCGTGGCGCCGACGGGGGCGATCCGGTGGCCGCGCCCCTGCTGCATACCGACGTTACGCTGCGGGTGAGCGGGCCGATCGTGCGCGCCCGGGTGGTGCAGCGTTTCCGCAACCCCGCGCATGACTGGCGCGAGGGCAGCTATGTGTTTCCGCTGCCCGAGAACGCGGCGGTCGATCGCATGCGCATCCAGGTCGCGGACCGGGTGATCGAGGGCGAAATCCAGGAGCGCGCCCAGGCCCAAGCGACCTATGAAAAGGCCAAGGCCGAGGGCAAGGCGACCGCGCTGGTGTCGCAGGCGCGGCCGAACATCTTCACCACCCGGGTCGCCAACATCGGCCCGCGCGACGAGATCCGCGTCGAGATCGAATACCAGCACACGCTCGACTACGCGGTGGCCGAGGGCGTGGGCCGCTACAGCCTGCGCTTCCCGATGGTGGTGGCGCCGCGCTACATCCCCGGGCAGGTGATTGCCGACGAGGAGAGCGGGGCAGTGCTGGGTACCGATGCGGTCCCCGATGCGGCGGCCATCCTGCCGCCGATGATGCTGCCCGACGAGGCCGGCCCGATCGTCAATCCGGTGAGCCTGAATGTGTATCTCGACGCCGGCGTGCCCATCGCCTCGGTCGACAGCCCCTTCCATCGTGTGCGTGTTCGACACCCTCAAGCCCTCGGTGCGGCGCATCCGCCTGAGCGAGGGGCGCACGCCGGCCAATCGCGACTTCGTGCTCAACTGGACGTTGGCCGCCGGCACCGCGCCGCACGCCACGCTGTTCGTCGAGCCGGGCAAGGACCGCGACCACGCGTTGCTGGTGCTGGTGCCGCCGGCGCCCAGTGCGGCCGGCAAGCGCCTGCCGCGTGA
- the gabD gene encoding NADP-dependent succinate-semialdehyde dehydrogenase has product MSLTLKDPGLLRQQAYIDGAWVDADTGETLPVTNPATGETLGQVPRMGADETRRAIAAADAAWPAWRARTAGDRAKVLRCWFDLIVANQDDLAVLMTAEQGKPLTEARGEVLYAASFIEWFAEEGKRIYGDVIPGHQPDKRIVVTKEPIGVCAAITPWNFPAAMITRKAGPALAAGCTMVLKPASQTPFSALALAVLAERAGVPKGVFSVVTGSATAIGGELTANPTVRKLTFTGSTEIGIKLAAQCAPTIKKLSLELGGNAPFIVFDDADLDAAVQGAMASKYRNTGQTCVCANRLLVQDGVYDAFAEKLTAAVAGLKVGNGLDDGTSQGPLIDMNAVEKVEEHINDAVAKGARIVAGGKRHALGRTFFEPTILADVTPAMAVAREETFGPVAPLFRFKDEAEAIAMANDTEFGLAAYFYAEGMNRVWRVSGALEYGIVGINTGIISTEVAPFGGMKSSGLGREGSKYGIEDYLEIKYLCMGGVQ; this is encoded by the coding sequence ATGAGCCTGACACTCAAGGACCCCGGCCTGCTGCGCCAGCAGGCCTACATCGACGGCGCCTGGGTCGATGCCGATACCGGCGAGACCCTGCCCGTGACCAACCCCGCCACCGGCGAGACGCTCGGCCAGGTGCCGCGCATGGGCGCGGACGAAACCCGCCGTGCCATCGCCGCTGCCGACGCCGCCTGGCCGGCCTGGCGCGCCCGCACCGCCGGTGACCGTGCCAAAGTGCTGCGCTGCTGGTTCGACCTGATCGTCGCCAACCAGGACGACCTGGCCGTGCTGATGACCGCCGAGCAGGGCAAACCGCTGACCGAAGCGCGCGGCGAGGTGCTGTATGCCGCCTCCTTCATCGAGTGGTTCGCCGAGGAGGGCAAGCGCATCTACGGCGACGTGATCCCCGGCCACCAGCCGGACAAGCGCATCGTCGTCACCAAAGAGCCGATCGGCGTGTGCGCCGCCATCACGCCGTGGAACTTCCCGGCCGCGATGATCACCCGCAAGGCCGGCCCGGCCCTGGCCGCCGGCTGCACCATGGTGCTCAAGCCCGCCAGCCAGACCCCGTTCTCGGCGCTCGCGCTGGCGGTGCTGGCCGAGCGTGCCGGCGTGCCCAAAGGCGTGTTTAGCGTGGTCACCGGCTCGGCCACCGCCATCGGCGGCGAACTGACCGCCAACCCCACGGTACGCAAGCTGACCTTCACCGGCTCGACCGAGATCGGCATCAAGCTGGCCGCCCAGTGCGCACCGACGATCAAGAAGCTGTCGCTCGAACTGGGCGGCAACGCGCCCTTCATCGTCTTCGACGACGCCGACCTCGACGCCGCCGTGCAGGGCGCCATGGCCTCCAAGTACCGCAACACCGGCCAGACCTGCGTGTGCGCCAACCGCCTGCTGGTGCAGGACGGCGTGTACGACGCCTTCGCCGAGAAGCTGACCGCCGCGGTGGCCGGGCTCAAGGTCGGCAACGGCCTCGACGACGGCACCAGCCAGGGCCCGCTGATCGACATGAACGCGGTCGAGAAGGTCGAGGAGCACATCAACGACGCCGTGGCCAAAGGCGCCCGCATCGTCGCCGGCGGCAAGCGCCACGCGCTGGGCCGGACCTTCTTCGAGCCGACCATCCTGGCCGACGTGACCCCCGCCATGGCGGTCGCCCGCGAGGAAACCTTCGGCCCGGTGGCGCCGCTGTTCCGCTTCAAGGACGAGGCCGAGGCCATCGCCATGGCCAACGACACCGAGTTCGGTCTGGCCGCCTATTTCTACGCCGAGGGCATGAACCGCGTGTGGCGTGTGTCGGGCGCGCTGGAGTACGGCATCGTCGGCATCAACACCGGCATCATCTCCACCGAAGTGGCGCCTTTCGGCGGCATGAAGTCCTCCGGCCTGGGCCGCGAAGGCTCCAAGTACGGCATCGAGGACTACCTCGAAATCAAATACCTGTGCATGGGCGGCGTGCAGTAA
- the pdsR gene encoding proteobacterial dedicated sortase system response regulator, with protein sequence MGRRIAIVEDEAAIRENYSDAFARQGYAVSAYADRPSALAAFRERLPELAIIDIGLGNEPEGGFTLCAELRALSQRLPIIFLTARDSDFDVVSGLRLGADDYLTKDISLPHLLARVAALFRRVDVLAEAKPPEEHLARGPLQLDISRLSATWQGTPVALTLTEFWMVHTLARHPGHVKNRDQLMADAHLVVDDGTITSHIKRIRKKFTAVDPGFDQIESVYGAGYRWRA encoded by the coding sequence ATGGGACGCCGAATCGCCATTGTCGAAGACGAAGCCGCCATCCGCGAAAACTACTCGGACGCCTTCGCGCGCCAGGGCTACGCGGTATCGGCCTACGCCGACCGGCCCAGCGCGCTGGCGGCATTTCGCGAGCGCCTGCCGGAGCTGGCGATCATCGACATCGGCCTGGGCAACGAGCCGGAGGGCGGCTTCACGCTGTGCGCCGAGCTGCGCGCCCTGTCGCAGCGCCTGCCGATCATCTTCCTGACCGCCCGCGACAGCGACTTCGACGTGGTCTCGGGCCTGCGCCTGGGCGCGGATGATTACCTGACCAAGGACATCAGCCTGCCGCACCTGCTGGCCCGCGTGGCGGCGCTGTTCCGGCGGGTCGATGTGCTGGCCGAGGCCAAGCCGCCCGAAGAACACCTGGCGCGCGGCCCGCTGCAGCTGGACATCAGCCGCCTGAGCGCCACCTGGCAGGGCACCCCGGTGGCGCTGACGCTGACCGAATTCTGGATGGTGCACACCCTGGCGCGGCACCCGGGGCATGTGAAGAACCGCGATCAGCTCATGGCCGACGCCCACCTGGTGGTGGACGACGGCACCATCACCTCGCACATCAAGCGCATCCGCAAGAAGTTTACGGCGGTAGACCCCGGCTTCGACCAGATCGAGAGCGTCTATGGTGCCGGCTACCGCTGGCGCGCCTGA
- a CDS encoding ABC transporter permease — protein sequence MNAYASPIERAWHIGLRVLVGLVLAFLVLPILVIIPLSFNADSFLMYPMSGFSLRWYEDFLTSPAWQQSLKNSLIVSPAATIIAMALGTLASIGLVRSDFPGKTLLMAVLISPMVVPLVIVGVAMYLFFAPLGLTGTYTGLILAHAVLGVPFVITTVTATLQGFDFNMVRAAASLGANPVTAFFRVTLPLVAPGVISGGLFAFATSFDEVVVTLFMASPQQATLPRQMFSGIRENISPTIAAVATILIVLSTLMLITLEWLRRRNERIRGARST from the coding sequence ATGAACGCCTACGCTTCCCCTATCGAACGCGCCTGGCACATCGGCCTGCGCGTGCTGGTCGGCCTGGTGCTGGCCTTCCTGGTGCTGCCCATCCTGGTCATCATCCCGCTGTCCTTCAATGCCGACAGCTTCCTGATGTACCCGATGTCGGGCTTCTCGCTGCGCTGGTACGAGGATTTCCTGACCTCGCCGGCCTGGCAGCAGTCGCTCAAGAACAGCCTGATCGTCTCGCCGGCCGCCACGATCATCGCCATGGCGCTGGGCACCCTGGCCTCGATCGGCCTGGTGCGCAGCGACTTCCCCGGCAAGACGCTGCTGATGGCGGTGCTGATCTCGCCGATGGTGGTGCCGCTGGTCATCGTCGGCGTGGCGATGTACCTGTTCTTCGCCCCGCTCGGGCTGACCGGCACCTACACCGGGCTGATCCTCGCCCATGCGGTGCTCGGCGTGCCCTTCGTCATCACCACCGTCACCGCCACGCTGCAGGGCTTCGACTTCAACATGGTGCGCGCCGCGGCCAGCCTCGGCGCCAACCCGGTGACCGCCTTCTTCCGCGTCACCCTGCCGCTGGTGGCGCCGGGCGTGATCTCCGGCGGGCTGTTCGCCTTCGCCACCTCCTTCGACGAGGTGGTGGTCACCCTGTTCATGGCCAGCCCACAGCAGGCCACGCTGCCGCGCCAGATGTTCAGCGGCATCCGCGAGAACATCAGCCCCACCATCGCCGCCGTGGCCACCATCCTGATCGTGCTGTCCACCCTGATGCTGATCACCCTTGAATGGCTGCGACGGCGCAACGAGCGCATTCGCGGCGCCCGCAGCACCTGA
- a CDS encoding VWA domain-containing protein, translating to MFIVDTSGSMEGASIVQAREALAMALTRLDAEDRFNVIEFNSTAAALYTAAQPASRANVDHAVRWVQRLHARGGTEMAGALDLALDGGRDAARVRQIVFLTDGAVGNEAQLFGMIAQRLGDSRLFTVGIGSAPNSHFMRKAAQAGRGSFTYIGKVEEVRARMSELFARLESPVVKGSPSPGRVARAPTAPPTRCPTCIWASPWWWPRPSIVPAGARCA from the coding sequence GTGTTCATCGTCGACACCTCCGGCTCGATGGAGGGTGCCTCGATCGTCCAGGCCCGCGAGGCGCTGGCCATGGCGCTGACCCGGCTCGATGCCGAAGACCGCTTCAACGTCATCGAATTCAACTCGACGGCGGCGGCGCTGTACACCGCGGCCCAGCCGGCCAGCCGGGCCAATGTCGACCATGCCGTGCGCTGGGTGCAGCGCCTGCATGCCCGCGGCGGCACCGAGATGGCCGGCGCGCTGGATCTGGCGCTCGATGGCGGCCGTGATGCGGCGCGTGTGCGCCAGATCGTGTTCCTGACCGACGGCGCGGTCGGCAACGAGGCCCAGCTGTTCGGCATGATCGCGCAGCGCCTGGGCGACTCGCGGCTGTTTACCGTCGGCATCGGCTCGGCGCCGAACAGCCACTTCATGCGCAAGGCGGCCCAGGCCGGGCGGGGCAGCTTCACCTACATCGGCAAGGTCGAGGAGGTGCGTGCGCGCATGTCCGAGCTGTTTGCCCGGCTGGAGTCGCCGGTGGTCAAGGGTTCACCGTCACCTGGCCGAGTGGCGCGCGCGCCGACAGCACCCCCGACCCGCTGCCCGACCTGTATCTGGGCGAGCCCGTGGTGGTGGCCGCGGCCATCGATCGTACCCGCGGGGGCGAGGTGCGCCTGA
- a CDS encoding ABC transporter permease → MSTDTLPLDAAPTESVVGLKQRLRRAERRRKLLYGALILPLALFLVIAFIWPIAALLKRSVDNPEVHGALPQTLAVLKHWSGDELPPAEAYAALAGELAAIRGTPELGAAAKRLNRETPGYRSLIMKTARKMPLPEGVDAQGALMTIDSRWSDVDIWQTIKRTGAPYTAFYMLSALDLTIDADGQLAATPPEESIYLDILGRTFWMSLIVAACCLLLGFPVAYLMANLPQDKSNSLMIFVLLPFWTSVLVRVAAWIVLLQNDGLVNQALMALGLTDSPLQLVFNRLGVYIAMVHILLPFMVLPLYSVMKGISPVYMRAAMSLGCPPFKSFWKVYFPQTLPGIGAGTLLVFIICMGYYITPALLGSPKEQMVSYFIAFYTNQTINWGMAAALSAVLLAATLVLYVFYARRLGASQAPAGR, encoded by the coding sequence ATGTCGACTGACACCCTGCCCCTTGACGCTGCCCCGACCGAGTCCGTCGTCGGCCTCAAGCAACGGCTGCGTCGTGCCGAACGGCGCCGCAAGCTGCTGTACGGCGCCCTGATCCTGCCGCTGGCGCTGTTTCTCGTCATCGCCTTCATCTGGCCGATCGCCGCGCTGCTCAAGCGCAGCGTCGACAACCCCGAAGTGCACGGCGCCCTGCCGCAGACGCTCGCGGTGCTCAAGCACTGGTCGGGCGACGAGCTGCCGCCGGCCGAGGCCTATGCCGCGCTGGCCGGCGAGCTGGCCGCGATCCGCGGCACGCCCGAACTGGGCGCGGCGGCCAAGCGGCTCAACCGCGAGACCCCCGGCTACCGCTCGCTGATCATGAAGACCGCGCGCAAGATGCCACTGCCCGAGGGGGTCGATGCGCAAGGCGCGCTGATGACCATCGACTCGCGCTGGAGCGATGTCGACATCTGGCAGACCATCAAGCGCACCGGCGCGCCCTACACCGCCTTCTACATGCTCTCGGCGCTGGACCTGACGATCGACGCCGACGGCCAGCTGGCCGCCACACCGCCGGAAGAGTCGATCTACCTCGACATCCTCGGGCGCACCTTCTGGATGAGCCTGATCGTCGCCGCCTGCTGCCTGCTGCTCGGCTTCCCGGTCGCCTACCTGATGGCCAATCTGCCGCAGGACAAGAGCAACAGCCTGATGATCTTCGTGCTGCTGCCGTTCTGGACCTCGGTGCTGGTGCGCGTGGCCGCCTGGATCGTGCTGCTGCAGAACGACGGCCTGGTCAACCAGGCGCTGATGGCGCTCGGTCTCACCGATTCGCCGCTGCAGCTGGTGTTCAACCGCCTCGGCGTGTACATCGCCATGGTGCACATCCTGCTGCCCTTCATGGTGCTGCCGCTGTATTCGGTAATGAAGGGCATCTCGCCGGTCTACATGCGCGCCGCCATGTCGCTGGGCTGCCCGCCGTTCAAGAGTTTCTGGAAGGTGTATTTCCCGCAGACCCTGCCCGGCATCGGCGCCGGCACGCTGCTGGTGTTCATCATCTGCATGGGCTACTACATCACGCCCGCGCTGCTGGGCAGCCCGAAGGAGCAGATGGTCAGCTACTTCATCGCCTTCTACACCAACCAGACCATCAACTGGGGCATGGCCGCCGCGCTGTCCGCCGTGCTGCTCGCCGCCACCCTGGTGCTGTATGTGTTCTACGCCCGCCGCCTGGGGGCCAGCCAGGCCCCGGCCGGGCGTTAA
- a CDS encoding class GN sortase, which yields MGTVCHNCHHSEFLGVECAWPAPSCIERASTRRQRLMSWGIKAVAIISLLLAVLQFGQAGYIQAKAWLAQALISQAWQKTLAGQTQVKPWPWADTWPVARLRVPARGVELYVLAGSQGRTLAFGPGHVFGTADPGEAGNSVIGGHRDTHFAFLQWLQAGDAVAVEMPSGEVATYQVTEQRVVDKDDTGVMAPVPDAPRLTLVTCYPFDALRAGGPLRYVVTAEPVVPGTAM from the coding sequence ATGGGAACCGTTTGCCACAACTGTCATCACAGCGAATTTCTTGGCGTCGAATGCGCCTGGCCGGCGCCGAGCTGTATCGAGCGCGCCAGCACCCGCCGCCAGCGGCTGATGTCCTGGGGAATCAAGGCCGTCGCGATCATCAGCCTGCTCCTCGCGGTGCTGCAATTTGGCCAGGCCGGTTACATCCAGGCCAAGGCCTGGCTGGCACAGGCGCTGATCAGCCAGGCCTGGCAGAAGACGCTGGCCGGCCAGACGCAGGTCAAACCCTGGCCGTGGGCCGACACCTGGCCGGTCGCCCGCCTGCGCGTGCCCGCCCGTGGGGTCGAGCTGTATGTGCTGGCCGGCAGCCAGGGCCGCACGCTGGCCTTCGGGCCGGGGCATGTGTTCGGTACCGCCGACCCCGGCGAGGCCGGCAACAGCGTGATCGGCGGGCACCGCGACACCCACTTCGCCTTCCTGCAGTGGCTGCAGGCCGGGGATGCGGTGGCGGTGGAGATGCCGTCGGGCGAGGTGGCCACCTACCAGGTGACCGAACAGCGGGTGGTCGACAAGGACGACACCGGCGTGATGGCACCGGTGCCCGACGCGCCGCGGCTGACGCTGGTGACCTGCTATCCCTTCGACGCGCTGCGCGCCGGTGGCCCGCTGCGCTATGTGGTCACCGCCGAGCCGGTTGTGCCGGGCACGGCGATGTAG
- the gabT gene encoding 4-aminobutyrate--2-oxoglutarate transaminase: MNANTQLPGLNNAELLARRQNALPRGVGQAHGLFASGAKNAEIWDVEGRRYIDFVAGIAVVNTGHSHPAVVQAVETQLHQYNHTCFQVVAYDGYLRLAERLNAAAPGDFAKKTLLMSTGAEAVENAIKIARAATGRPGVIAFQGAFHGRTLLTLGLTGKIAPYKAGVGPFPAEIYHVPYPCALHGVSIDDSFKAIEQLFKCDIEAHRVAAFIVEPVQGEGGYYPAPPEFLQRLRALADAHGILLIADEIQTGIARTGKLFAMEHAGVAGDITTLAKGLGGGFPIAAVVGRAEVMDALAPGGLGSTYAGHPTACAAANAVLDVVEAEGLCARAAEIGAHMQARLRDVAKQHAVIGDVRGLGAMVAVEFFEGGDPAKPSAELTRAVIAEAFRRGLLLLACGSYGNVLRLMVPLTIEQTTLDEGLDILAAAIAAVA; this comes from the coding sequence ATGAACGCAAACACCCAGCTCCCCGGCCTGAACAACGCCGAGCTGCTCGCCCGCCGCCAGAACGCCCTGCCGCGCGGCGTCGGCCAGGCCCACGGCCTGTTCGCCAGTGGCGCCAAGAACGCCGAAATCTGGGACGTCGAAGGCCGCCGCTACATCGACTTCGTCGCCGGCATCGCAGTGGTCAACACCGGCCACAGCCACCCGGCCGTGGTGCAGGCCGTCGAGACGCAACTGCACCAGTACAACCACACCTGCTTCCAGGTCGTCGCCTATGACGGCTACCTGCGCCTGGCCGAGCGACTCAACGCGGCAGCCCCCGGCGACTTCGCCAAGAAGACGCTGCTCATGAGCACCGGCGCCGAAGCCGTGGAAAACGCCATCAAGATCGCCCGCGCCGCCACCGGCCGCCCCGGCGTAATTGCCTTCCAGGGCGCCTTCCACGGCCGCACCCTGTTGACCCTCGGCCTGACCGGCAAGATCGCCCCCTACAAGGCCGGTGTCGGCCCCTTCCCGGCCGAGATCTACCATGTGCCCTACCCCTGCGCGCTACACGGCGTCAGCATCGACGACAGCTTCAAGGCCATCGAGCAGCTCTTCAAGTGCGACATCGAGGCGCACCGCGTGGCCGCCTTCATCGTCGAGCCGGTGCAGGGCGAAGGCGGCTACTACCCGGCGCCGCCCGAGTTCCTGCAGCGCCTGCGCGCGCTGGCCGACGCCCACGGCATCCTGCTCATCGCCGACGAGATCCAGACCGGCATCGCCCGCACCGGCAAACTGTTCGCCATGGAGCACGCCGGCGTGGCCGGCGACATCACCACCCTGGCCAAGGGCCTGGGCGGCGGCTTCCCGATCGCTGCGGTGGTCGGCCGCGCCGAGGTGATGGACGCGCTCGCCCCGGGCGGCCTGGGCAGCACCTACGCCGGCCACCCGACCGCCTGCGCCGCCGCCAACGCGGTGCTCGACGTGGTCGAGGCCGAAGGGCTGTGCGCGCGCGCCGCCGAGATTGGCGCGCACATGCAGGCGCGCCTGCGCGACGTCGCCAAGCAGCATGCCGTCATCGGCGACGTGCGCGGCCTCGGCGCCATGGTGGCAGTGGAGTTCTTCGAGGGCGGCGATCCGGCCAAACCGTCGGCCGAGCTGACCCGCGCGGTCATCGCCGAAGCCTTCCGCCGCGGCCTGCTGCTGCTCGCCTGCGGCAGCTACGGCAACGTGCTGCGCCTGATGGTGCCACTGACCATCGAGCAGACCACACTCGACGAAGGCCTGGACATCCTCGCTGCGGCGATCGCTGCCGTCGCCTGA
- a CDS encoding ATP-binding protein — MLPHPPAVTPIRFSLRSKLALMALVLLALPWVGYQYVQEMERFLLDGQRQGLIATARAVATALHERPLLFGRTPGSSTVSLSDSLLPGEEVLELAIASMPEPPPAEAPRPATPVRPVDGAAEVAAILRALERNTARIWVIDRDLDVITHTGSLAPPAAPAAGPLQSFWHGLLGSVGLRPDTPAAQLADIPPPSGQAISGTLFGATTSWLRPVSGTDVLIVAAAHPVWVADRVQGAVVVEESTLAIQAVRDQAVERLAWLTFAGLAIAAGVVLGFASRLSWRIRTLRDEAESAIDARGRITGLTAASTAGDEVGDLSRSFSTLLARLAQHHGYLETIASRLSHELRTPVAVVRSSLENLQLETLPPAASTYLERADAGLRRLTRILARMSEATRMEQALATTDPERFDLAAVVSECLAGYRLAHPGQRFEAHLPTHAVWVRGAADLAAQMLDKLVDNAVDFARPDSAIRLQLSVTGSHAHLSVSNLGPCLPAALEGKLFDSMVSGRGSDATGEPHLGLGLYVAQLIAGFHGGRLAAHNLPAGDGVVFTASLHVLADGSTDPVRQQI, encoded by the coding sequence ATGCTGCCCCACCCGCCCGCCGTGACGCCTATCCGCTTCAGCCTGCGCAGCAAGCTCGCCCTGATGGCCCTGGTCCTGCTCGCCCTACCCTGGGTGGGTTACCAGTATGTGCAGGAAATGGAACGTTTCCTGCTCGACGGCCAGCGCCAGGGGCTGATCGCCACGGCCCGCGCCGTCGCCACCGCCTTGCATGAACGCCCCCTGCTGTTCGGCCGGACGCCGGGCAGCAGCACGGTGAGCCTGAGCGACTCGCTGCTGCCCGGCGAAGAAGTGCTGGAGCTGGCCATCGCCAGCATGCCCGAGCCGCCGCCCGCCGAGGCGCCCCGACCGGCCACCCCGGTGCGCCCGGTCGATGGCGCCGCCGAGGTGGCCGCCATCCTGCGGGCGCTCGAACGCAACACCGCGCGCATCTGGGTCATCGACCGCGACCTCGACGTCATCACCCACACCGGCTCGCTGGCCCCGCCGGCCGCCCCCGCCGCCGGCCCGCTGCAATCGTTCTGGCACGGTCTGCTCGGCAGCGTCGGGCTGCGCCCCGACACCCCGGCCGCCCAGCTGGCCGACATCCCGCCACCGAGTGGCCAGGCCATCTCCGGCACGCTCTTCGGCGCCACCACCTCGTGGCTGCGCCCGGTCAGCGGCACCGACGTGCTGATCGTGGCCGCGGCGCATCCGGTCTGGGTCGCCGACCGGGTGCAGGGCGCCGTGGTGGTCGAGGAGAGTACGCTGGCGATCCAGGCGGTGCGCGACCAGGCGGTCGAACGCCTGGCCTGGCTCACCTTCGCCGGCCTGGCCATCGCCGCCGGGGTGGTACTGGGCTTTGCCTCGCGCCTGTCATGGCGCATCCGCACCCTGCGCGACGAGGCCGAAAGCGCCATCGACGCCCGCGGCCGCATCACCGGCCTGACGGCGGCATCGACCGCCGGCGACGAGGTCGGCGACCTGTCGCGCAGCTTCTCCACCCTGCTCGCCCGCCTGGCCCAGCACCACGGTTACCTCGAGACCATCGCCAGCCGCCTCTCGCATGAATTGCGCACACCGGTGGCGGTGGTGCGCTCCTCGCTCGAGAACCTCCAGCTCGAAACCTTGCCGCCGGCAGCCAGCACCTACCTGGAACGCGCCGACGCCGGCCTGCGCCGGCTGACCCGCATCCTCGCGCGCATGAGCGAGGCCACCCGCATGGAGCAGGCCCTGGCCACCACCGATCCGGAGCGCTTCGACCTGGCCGCGGTGGTCAGCGAATGCCTGGCCGGCTACCGGCTCGCCCACCCCGGCCAGCGCTTCGAAGCCCACTTGCCGACGCACGCGGTGTGGGTGCGCGGCGCCGCCGACCTGGCCGCCCAGATGCTCGACAAGCTGGTGGACAACGCGGTCGACTTCGCCCGCCCCGACAGCGCGATCCGCCTCCAGCTGTCGGTCACCGGCAGCCATGCCCACCTCAGCGTCAGCAATCTCGGCCCCTGCCTGCCTGCCGCGCTCGAAGGCAAGCTGTTCGACTCGATGGTCTCCGGGCGGGGGAGCGACGCCACCGGCGAGCCGCACCTCGGCCTCGGGCTCTACGTCGCCCAGCTGATCGCCGGCTTCCACGGCGGCCGCCTTGCCGCCCACAACCTGCCCGCTGGCGATGGCGTGGTGTTTACCGCCTCATTGCATGTGCTGGCCGACGGCAGCACCGATCCGGTGCGTCAGCAAATTTGA
- a CDS encoding ABC transporter substrate-binding protein yields the protein MKLTSTVALIGTAVLSGAAHADLTVISFGGANQQAQQAAYYAPFSAASGINIIAGEYNGEQAKIKAMVETKNVTWDVVEVESPELARGCEEGLYEKLDYSKIGNKADFIGKAVGECGIGTFVWSTVLAYNADKLKQAPTSWADFWDVKRIPGKRGMRKGAKFTLEFALLADGVKPADVYTVLATPAGVDRAFKKLDEIKPHIQWWEAGAQPPQMLASGDMVMSSAYNGRIAAAQAEGKNLKIVWNGGVYDVDSWAIPTGSPRIKEAYEFIRFASQAKPQSQYAALIPYGPTHKGAVGMMDAKVAADLPTAPANLEGALPSNTEFWVEYGEDLEQRFNAWAAR from the coding sequence ATGAAGCTGACTTCCACCGTCGCCCTGATCGGCACCGCCGTCCTGAGCGGTGCCGCCCACGCCGACCTGACCGTCATTTCCTTCGGCGGCGCCAACCAGCAAGCGCAGCAAGCGGCCTACTACGCGCCGTTCTCCGCCGCCAGCGGCATCAATATCATCGCCGGCGAGTACAACGGCGAGCAGGCCAAGATCAAGGCCATGGTCGAGACCAAGAACGTCACCTGGGACGTGGTCGAGGTCGAATCGCCCGAACTGGCGCGCGGCTGCGAGGAAGGCCTGTACGAGAAGCTCGACTACAGCAAGATCGGCAACAAGGCGGACTTCATCGGCAAGGCCGTCGGCGAATGCGGTATCGGCACCTTCGTGTGGTCCACGGTGCTGGCCTACAACGCCGACAAGCTCAAGCAGGCGCCCACCTCGTGGGCCGACTTCTGGGACGTCAAGCGCATCCCCGGCAAGCGCGGCATGCGCAAGGGCGCCAAGTTCACGCTGGAGTTCGCCCTGCTCGCCGACGGCGTCAAGCCGGCCGATGTGTACACCGTGCTGGCCACCCCCGCCGGGGTCGACCGCGCCTTCAAGAAGCTCGATGAAATCAAGCCGCACATCCAGTGGTGGGAGGCCGGTGCCCAGCCGCCGCAGATGCTCGCCTCCGGCGACATGGTCATGAGCTCGGCCTACAACGGCCGCATCGCCGCCGCCCAGGCCGAAGGCAAGAACCTCAAGATCGTCTGGAACGGCGGCGTCTATGACGTCGACTCCTGGGCCATCCCGACCGGCTCGCCGCGCATCAAGGAAGCCTACGAGTTCATCCGCTTCGCCAGCCAGGCCAAGCCGCAGAGCCAGTACGCCGCGCTGATCCCCTACGGCCCGACGCACAAGGGCGCGGTCGGCATGATGGACGCCAAGGTGGCCGCCGACCTGCCCACCGCCCCGGCCAACCTGGAGGGCGCCCTGCCGAGCAACACCGAGTTCTGGGTCGAGTACGGCGAAGACCTGGAGCAGCGCTTCAACGCCTGGGCCGCCCGCTGA